One genomic region from Desulfurispira natronophila encodes:
- the glgA gene encoding glycogen synthase GlgA: METLNILFVSSEVEPFAKSGGLADVSSALPRALKNKGVNIKVVMPLYGCVNRERYNIEKCMDSLCVHMGNCEEWFSLYHTIHHGLDIYFIDFEKYFGRQELYHTSQGEFADNPWRFAFFCHAALQVAKDLDFRPNVVHCNDWQTALIPALLKFSGDAFFTSTKSLLTIHNIGYQGVFDTEVLSYAGVPPHQFHSGTFESYGAVNFLKGGIVFSDAVTTVSPTYSREICEPIGSGGLHHVLQDKADRLVGILNGVDYRLWSPSTDPHIPQRYHVYNLQGKQRNKRALQERFGLEVRDNMALFGFVGRFAEQKGLDLLRESIEAAVVNMECQVVVVGSGERHFENFFSALPEKFPGRIGCYIGYSEELAHLVEAGADFFLMPSLYEPCGLNQLYSLAYGTLPIVRETGGLADTVENYDEFTGNGTGFTFREISASALYDTIGWAVSTYYDRPRHIEQMRIRAMKRDFSWDKPARQYKELYAILVNEF; the protein is encoded by the coding sequence ATGGAAACACTTAATATTCTCTTTGTTTCAAGTGAAGTTGAGCCTTTTGCCAAGAGCGGTGGCTTGGCAGATGTCAGCTCAGCTCTGCCACGGGCACTAAAAAATAAAGGCGTAAATATAAAAGTAGTGATGCCCTTATACGGTTGCGTGAACCGGGAGCGCTACAATATCGAAAAATGTATGGATTCGCTGTGTGTGCACATGGGAAATTGTGAAGAGTGGTTTTCTTTGTATCACACGATTCACCACGGCCTTGACATATACTTTATTGACTTTGAAAAATACTTTGGCCGTCAGGAGCTTTACCATACTTCTCAAGGAGAGTTTGCAGATAACCCTTGGCGATTTGCCTTCTTTTGTCATGCTGCTCTTCAGGTTGCCAAAGATCTTGATTTTAGACCTAATGTGGTTCACTGCAACGACTGGCAGACAGCGCTTATTCCTGCCTTGTTAAAATTTTCAGGCGACGCATTTTTCACCAGTACTAAATCACTCTTAACCATCCACAACATAGGCTATCAGGGTGTTTTCGACACAGAGGTTCTCAGTTATGCCGGGGTCCCTCCTCACCAGTTTCACTCTGGTACTTTTGAATCCTACGGCGCTGTTAACTTCCTTAAAGGTGGCATTGTTTTTTCCGATGCGGTAACTACTGTAAGCCCCACTTATAGCCGCGAAATTTGTGAGCCTATTGGATCTGGTGGTTTACATCATGTTCTACAAGACAAAGCAGATCGACTGGTTGGGATTTTGAATGGTGTTGATTATCGCCTTTGGTCGCCATCTACTGACCCCCATATTCCCCAGCGCTATCATGTATACAACCTGCAGGGCAAGCAGCGTAACAAGCGGGCATTACAAGAGCGTTTTGGTTTAGAGGTCCGTGACAATATGGCCCTCTTTGGTTTTGTTGGAAGGTTTGCAGAGCAAAAGGGGCTTGATTTACTTCGAGAGTCTATTGAAGCTGCTGTAGTCAACATGGAATGCCAAGTGGTAGTGGTTGGCAGTGGTGAGCGCCATTTTGAGAATTTTTTTAGTGCCCTTCCTGAAAAATTTCCTGGTCGCATTGGTTGTTATATTGGTTATAGCGAAGAGCTAGCCCACCTAGTTGAGGCTGGTGCTGATTTTTTTCTTATGCCATCACTTTATGAGCCTTGTGGTCTAAACCAGCTTTACAGCTTGGCCTACGGCACATTGCCCATTGTTCGTGAGACTGGCGGACTTGCAGATACGGTAGAGAACTATGACGAGTTTACCGGTAATGGAACCGGATTCACCTTTCGAGAAATATCCGCCAGTGCCCTCTATGATACGATTGGCTGGGCAGTTAGCACATACTACGACCGCCCTCGTCATATTGAACAAATGAGAATTCGCGCTATGAAGCGAGATTTTAGTTGGGATAAGCCAGCCCGCCAATATAAAGAGCTGTACGCTATACTGGTGAATGAGTTTTGA
- the gltX gene encoding glutamate--tRNA ligase codes for MIRVRFAPSPTGHLHVGGARTALFNFFFARANQGTFVLRVEDTDLARSTRESEQMVLDDLQWLGVEWDEGPDKPGDYGPYRQSERGEIYQQYAQRLLDNEKAYHCYCTDEELEQIRVDAQRRKVPPHYDGRCRNLSDSERQQRLDEGRKPTVRFRIPNRDYVLDDLVRGHVSFKQGMIGDFIILRSDGMPVYNFCVSIDDVLMKITHVIRAEEHLSNTLRQMMICEALEVNPPRYAHVSLILGEDRSKLSKRHGATSIGQYREQGYLPEAMVNYLSLLGWSSGSEEEVFDIERIIELFSLDRINKAAAVFDNDKLNWMNAHYIREADLQRITGLFLPYLKQADMVSHQIDLSQLQKEIDIIRGNCTVLADITEYYPIFLHQQPQLEDEGRAFLQLETSLPLLREVEKSVSEHDSIDSETWKQIAKQSGKLAKAKGKNLFMTLRVALTGKCRGPELDLLVPVLGKEQVLKRLQWAQSISANGN; via the coding sequence ATGATAAGAGTCCGCTTTGCTCCCAGCCCTACTGGCCACCTGCACGTTGGTGGTGCTCGTACCGCACTTTTTAATTTTTTCTTTGCTCGTGCAAATCAAGGAACCTTTGTGCTTCGCGTCGAAGATACTGATCTTGCACGCAGTACACGAGAAAGCGAGCAAATGGTTTTGGATGACCTGCAATGGCTTGGCGTTGAATGGGATGAAGGGCCTGACAAGCCAGGTGATTATGGCCCCTACCGCCAATCAGAGCGTGGTGAGATTTATCAGCAATATGCTCAGCGCCTGCTGGATAATGAAAAGGCATATCATTGTTACTGCACTGATGAGGAGCTTGAGCAAATACGTGTAGATGCTCAACGCCGCAAAGTTCCTCCACACTACGATGGTCGCTGTAGAAATCTCAGCGACTCTGAACGACAACAACGCTTGGACGAAGGGCGCAAGCCAACAGTTCGCTTTCGTATACCCAATCGTGACTATGTGCTTGATGACTTGGTTCGCGGTCACGTCTCTTTCAAGCAAGGCATGATTGGTGATTTCATTATTTTAAGATCTGACGGCATGCCAGTATACAACTTTTGCGTCAGTATTGACGATGTTCTGATGAAAATAACTCACGTTATTCGCGCTGAAGAGCATTTGAGCAACACCTTGCGTCAAATGATGATTTGTGAGGCACTTGAAGTCAACCCACCCCGTTACGCTCATGTCAGTCTTATTTTGGGGGAGGACCGATCCAAGCTTAGCAAGCGCCATGGTGCTACCAGTATCGGACAGTATCGTGAGCAGGGATATCTACCAGAAGCCATGGTCAATTACCTGAGCTTGCTGGGCTGGAGCAGTGGTAGTGAGGAAGAGGTTTTTGACATAGAACGGATAATTGAGTTGTTTAGCCTTGATCGAATCAACAAGGCAGCAGCGGTGTTTGACAATGACAAACTGAACTGGATGAACGCTCACTACATACGTGAAGCTGACTTGCAACGCATTACCGGCTTATTCCTGCCTTATTTGAAACAAGCTGACATGGTATCCCATCAAATTGACTTAAGCCAGTTGCAAAAAGAAATAGATATTATCCGTGGCAACTGTACTGTACTGGCAGATATTACCGAGTACTACCCTATATTTCTTCATCAGCAACCACAGCTGGAAGATGAGGGCCGTGCGTTTCTTCAACTGGAAACTTCTCTGCCTCTGCTGCGTGAAGTTGAAAAATCAGTTTCTGAACATGACAGCATCGACAGCGAAACCTGGAAGCAGATTGCCAAGCAAAGTGGCAAACTAGCCAAGGCTAAAGGAAAAAACCTTTTTATGACCTTGCGGGTAGCCCTGACTGGTAAATGTCGTGGCCCAGAACTCGACTTGCTCGTTCCAGTTCTGGGCAAGGAACAAGTATTGAAACGTTTGCAATGGGCTCAAAGTATTTCTGCCAATGGTAACTGA
- a CDS encoding ATP-binding protein: MNPLARNLCCLFILFCLVHPGTSLAAPVKLTSAERAYLDALGPITVAPDPDWPPFEYMDEDGNFLGIAADLLALLEKRLKIEFTYVIPRDWEEALELSQSSEVLILPFLNQTPAREEWLTFTKPLLVDPNVFVTREEHPFIVDATTLTGETIVLPPGTSIEERVLQDFPNLTVIHVPSEDEVFAAVSDRQADMTLRSLTIAAYTIRKEGLFNLKIAGQAPEQYTNHLRMGVLKSEPKLRDILDKGIATITHREREEIVNRHVNITLVQPINYRLIQGTGAGVILLLVIGLYWNLRLKKLNQNLLESERSKSLLITNLPGMVYRCRYDYYWTMEFVSEGCKQLTGYAPEDLLHNRTIPFRDLICPEDHHWIEHSWEEARRKGTPAVLEYPLITADGSTRWVFEQGDFVYDSKGQVAALEGLIIDISQRKLLEQQLQRAKEEAESANAAKSEFLANMSHEIRTPMNAVLGLTHLCLQTELSVEQRNLLTKSYTAAESLLQILNDILDLSKIEAGKLEMEWVSCDLCDVLNRLYGLLAFRAEEKGLQLETQIDPQVPRMVVGDPMRLGQVLLNLVGNAVKFTQKGTITLAVELSHQTCDETVLRFRVADTGIGMTAHQQEQLFESFTQTDATISRQFGGTGLGLAISRRLVALMGGDITVQSQSGHGSVFAFTVHFRPNQTSTDSLHNSWSQRSTEAQPTTDYQISPLVGCNILLVEDMALNQEVARGMLSKMGANVAIANHGGEALQKLEEDSFDAILMDMRMPEMDGITATRHIRGNNRWQHLPIIAMTANAMAGDVKLCLEAGMNDHIAKPVFAQQLLRVLLKWIKPQATPLEIKHFNSFQDVAGLPLLPGVNIEQVLADLDMEPSEYLELLKIYRDTQSLVVDHISSALEQGDADTASRLAHSLRGTSANMGITEVSCLAEIIESQLRSGADIVNVEKSLRQLERAHTQILAIINNLQ, from the coding sequence ATGAATCCTTTAGCTCGTAACCTTTGCTGCCTGTTTATTCTTTTTTGCTTGGTGCATCCCGGCACGTCACTGGCGGCCCCCGTCAAGCTGACGTCTGCAGAACGAGCTTATCTGGATGCCCTGGGTCCGATCACCGTTGCACCTGATCCTGACTGGCCACCCTTTGAGTATATGGATGAAGATGGCAATTTCCTCGGTATTGCTGCTGATTTGCTGGCACTGCTGGAAAAGCGCCTGAAAATTGAGTTTACCTACGTCATTCCCCGAGACTGGGAGGAGGCCCTGGAGCTTTCGCAAAGCAGCGAGGTGCTCATTCTTCCCTTTCTCAACCAGACGCCTGCCCGCGAGGAGTGGCTCACCTTCACCAAGCCCTTGTTAGTCGACCCCAATGTCTTTGTCACTCGCGAGGAGCACCCCTTTATCGTTGATGCCACGACCCTGACAGGCGAAACGATTGTGTTGCCACCGGGAACATCTATTGAAGAGCGCGTCCTTCAGGACTTCCCCAATCTCACCGTCATTCATGTTCCCTCTGAAGACGAAGTCTTTGCAGCCGTTTCCGATCGCCAGGCCGATATGACTCTACGCTCTCTTACCATTGCTGCCTATACCATTCGCAAGGAGGGCCTGTTCAACCTGAAGATTGCGGGCCAGGCGCCAGAGCAGTACACCAATCACCTGCGCATGGGTGTTCTCAAGAGCGAGCCTAAGCTGCGGGATATTCTCGACAAGGGTATTGCCACCATTACCCACCGGGAACGCGAGGAAATTGTCAATCGGCATGTCAACATAACCTTAGTTCAGCCTATCAATTATCGTTTAATACAAGGCACAGGGGCCGGTGTTATCCTTCTGCTTGTCATCGGGCTTTATTGGAATTTGCGACTGAAAAAACTTAACCAAAATCTGCTTGAAAGTGAACGTAGCAAATCCCTGCTTATCACTAACCTGCCAGGGATGGTCTATCGTTGCCGTTACGACTATTACTGGACCATGGAGTTTGTGTCTGAAGGATGTAAGCAGCTGACGGGATATGCTCCTGAGGATCTTCTCCACAATCGAACCATTCCTTTTCGTGATTTGATATGTCCGGAAGATCACCACTGGATTGAGCATTCTTGGGAGGAGGCCCGACGCAAGGGCACACCGGCAGTGCTGGAGTACCCTCTGATTACAGCCGATGGCTCTACGCGGTGGGTTTTTGAACAAGGTGATTTTGTCTATGACAGCAAGGGGCAGGTAGCGGCGCTGGAGGGACTGATCATTGATATCAGCCAGCGAAAGCTACTGGAGCAGCAACTTCAGCGTGCCAAGGAAGAGGCGGAGAGCGCCAATGCTGCCAAATCGGAATTTTTAGCCAACATGAGCCACGAAATCCGCACTCCCATGAATGCCGTCCTTGGCCTGACCCACCTTTGCCTGCAAACAGAGCTAAGCGTCGAACAACGTAATCTGCTCACCAAATCATATACCGCTGCCGAATCCTTGCTGCAAATTCTTAATGACATTCTCGACCTCTCCAAGATCGAAGCAGGCAAACTGGAAATGGAGTGGGTCAGTTGCGATTTGTGTGATGTGCTCAATCGGCTCTATGGTTTACTGGCTTTTCGTGCTGAAGAGAAGGGTTTGCAGTTGGAGACCCAAATTGATCCGCAAGTACCCCGCATGGTAGTGGGCGACCCCATGCGCTTGGGGCAGGTTCTGCTAAACTTGGTGGGCAATGCTGTCAAGTTTACACAGAAAGGTACTATTACTCTGGCCGTTGAACTCAGCCATCAGACATGTGATGAAACTGTGCTGCGCTTTCGCGTAGCCGATACTGGCATCGGCATGACCGCCCACCAGCAAGAGCAACTCTTTGAATCGTTCACTCAGACCGATGCCACCATATCCCGCCAGTTTGGCGGAACCGGACTGGGGCTTGCCATTTCCAGACGACTGGTCGCCCTTATGGGCGGTGACATAACGGTTCAGAGTCAATCTGGCCATGGCTCTGTTTTCGCCTTCACTGTCCATTTTCGTCCTAATCAAACCTCTACCGACTCACTACACAATAGCTGGAGCCAGAGGTCCACAGAAGCTCAGCCCACTACGGACTACCAAATTTCTCCGTTGGTTGGCTGCAACATACTTTTGGTAGAGGACATGGCACTCAACCAGGAGGTAGCGCGTGGAATGCTCAGTAAAATGGGAGCCAATGTCGCTATCGCTAACCACGGTGGTGAAGCTCTGCAAAAGCTGGAAGAAGACTCATTTGATGCCATACTCATGGACATGCGCATGCCTGAGATGGACGGCATCACAGCCACTCGTCACATAAGAGGAAACAATCGCTGGCAGCATTTGCCTATTATCGCCATGACCGCCAATGCCATGGCTGGTGACGTTAAGCTTTGCCTGGAAGCCGGTATGAACGATCATATCGCCAAACCTGTTTTTGCTCAGCAGCTTCTAAGAGTTCTCCTGAAATGGATCAAACCTCAAGCAACACCGCTTGAAATAAAGCATTTCAATTCCTTTCAGGATGTAGCAGGCTTGCCTTTGCTTCCTGGTGTCAACATCGAACAGGTGCTAGCTGACCTCGATATGGAACCCAGTGAGTACCTGGAGCTCCTCAAGATATATCGTGACACTCAGAGCCTGGTTGTAGACCATATATCCAGCGCACTGGAGCAGGGTGATGCTGATACAGCCAGTAGGCTTGCTCACTCACTTCGTGGTACTTCGGCTAATATGGGTATTACTGAAGTTTCCTGCCTGGCAGAGATAATAGAGTCTCAGCTACGATCTGGAGCAGATATCGTAAACGTTGAGAAATCACTTCGGCAACTTGAGCGTGCGCACACGCAGATACTGGCTATCATTAATAATCTCCAATAG
- a CDS encoding TAXI family TRAP transporter solute-binding subunit — MKCFLPTRLVFSLFIVGMLVLASFSTASAQRSAQQFVTIGTGGVTGVYYPVGGAICRLVNANRAEHGVRCTVESTGGSIFNLNSIRSGDLDIGIVQSDWQYHAYHGTSRFEDAGPNRNLRALFSIHPEAFTVIARADANASKFEDLRGKRISIGDPGSGQRASMDLLMEALGWKYSVFRATYDLRAAEQSIALCNNQIDAMVYFVGHPNGSIQEATTTCDSRIIEVSGPAVNELIEERPYYRTATIPGGMYRGNPNDVESFGVGALLVASTDVSNDVVYHLVKSLFEGLDNFKRLHPALEHLEREAMVSDAIAIPLHPGAERYFKEAGLID, encoded by the coding sequence ATGAAGTGTTTTTTGCCTACTCGCCTTGTGTTCAGTTTGTTTATTGTGGGTATGCTGGTTCTGGCCAGTTTTTCCACCGCATCAGCCCAGCGCAGCGCACAGCAGTTTGTAACCATTGGAACTGGCGGTGTCACCGGGGTGTACTACCCGGTAGGTGGTGCCATTTGCCGACTGGTAAACGCTAACCGTGCTGAGCATGGAGTTCGCTGCACCGTTGAATCCACTGGTGGCTCAATTTTTAACCTTAACAGTATTCGCAGTGGCGATCTGGACATTGGCATAGTGCAGTCTGACTGGCAGTACCATGCCTATCACGGCACCAGCCGATTTGAAGATGCCGGCCCCAACCGCAATCTGCGCGCACTCTTCTCTATTCACCCCGAAGCCTTTACCGTCATCGCCCGTGCTGACGCCAATGCTTCCAAGTTCGAAGATCTCCGTGGCAAACGTATCAGTATCGGCGATCCTGGCTCCGGTCAGCGTGCCTCCATGGACTTGCTGATGGAAGCGCTGGGCTGGAAGTACAGTGTGTTCCGCGCCACCTATGACCTGCGCGCAGCCGAGCAGTCAATTGCCCTGTGCAACAACCAGATCGACGCCATGGTCTACTTTGTGGGACACCCCAACGGTTCCATCCAGGAAGCAACGACAACCTGTGACAGCCGCATTATTGAAGTTTCCGGCCCTGCCGTAAATGAGCTCATTGAGGAGCGCCCGTACTATCGTACCGCCACTATTCCCGGTGGCATGTACCGTGGCAACCCCAATGACGTAGAGAGCTTTGGTGTGGGTGCCCTGCTGGTTGCCTCTACCGATGTTTCCAACGATGTGGTCTACCACCTGGTGAAGTCACTTTTTGAAGGCCTTGATAACTTCAAGCGCCTCCACCCCGCCCTTGAGCACCTTGAGCGTGAAGCTATGGTCAGCGATGCCATTGCCATACCTCTCCATCCCGGTGCAGAGCGCTACTTCAAGGAAGCTGGTCTGATCGACTGA